One window from the genome of Rufibacter tibetensis encodes:
- a CDS encoding family 43 glycosylhydrolase, whose product MYQPLYFKRFFAQLSVIFVFLLSTIFLVSPVIAQKLNIKNDVFWNTKDGQPIYSQGGGIFKFKDPMSGQEKYYWYGVHYKEAETYRNSPNKTLPRSSYESVTCYTSTDLVNWTFEGDAMTKQEALPDGKWTWLGRLGVAYIKDLDQYAMFVQHGAEVLIAVSDLPAGPFKWHQKISMLDRIGTTNTGDQTVFTDEDTGKSYLVYSYGRGRNKIYLSEIGIVNGKVDLLDCTMIFEGVGREGNCMFKYKGKYYMAASNLYGWDASLAYYLVADNIKGPYEPRNDMQVMEGSESDYAHVTQTGFFFNVKGSKQETVVYCGDRWANFAGNGLGYNQWFPMSFNGAKPYFNSLGSWNLDVKTGEWEVAADNNYVKNGSFEADRKRMPSQVKPVQTYLLGWETTVLKGNKVSLDTTSSPVLNYDNSEEERKRVIGEKSLNISDKVPFQRKVSQVVSSSPYVKLPDGFYTLTANIKNTEGFSKLEMYAESAGKRMASKVKKTNPQWVTIELKRMPVKNGKVEIGFLADGNANASCQVDDISLVKEK is encoded by the coding sequence ATGTACCAACCCTTGTACTTCAAAAGGTTTTTTGCGCAGCTCAGTGTGATTTTTGTATTTCTGCTCTCCACTATTTTCCTAGTCTCCCCAGTGATTGCCCAGAAACTCAACATTAAGAATGATGTTTTCTGGAACACCAAAGACGGGCAGCCTATCTATAGCCAGGGCGGAGGTATTTTCAAATTTAAGGACCCAATGTCTGGCCAGGAGAAGTATTACTGGTACGGCGTTCACTACAAGGAGGCGGAAACCTACCGGAACTCGCCAAACAAAACCTTGCCCCGGTCAAGCTATGAATCGGTTACCTGCTATACTTCCACCGATCTGGTTAACTGGACGTTTGAAGGTGACGCCATGACCAAACAAGAAGCTTTGCCCGATGGAAAGTGGACCTGGCTAGGGCGCTTGGGGGTAGCGTACATAAAAGACCTAGACCAGTATGCCATGTTTGTGCAGCATGGCGCGGAGGTGCTCATTGCTGTGTCTGACTTACCTGCCGGCCCCTTTAAATGGCATCAGAAAATAAGCATGCTGGACCGGATTGGCACTACTAATACTGGCGACCAAACCGTTTTTACTGATGAAGACACTGGTAAATCTTACCTGGTGTATTCCTATGGCAGAGGCCGCAATAAAATCTACCTTTCTGAAATAGGCATAGTAAACGGGAAAGTGGATTTGCTTGACTGTACCATGATTTTTGAGGGAGTGGGTCGTGAGGGAAATTGCATGTTCAAATACAAGGGCAAATATTATATGGCGGCTTCTAACCTCTACGGCTGGGATGCCTCTCTGGCGTATTACCTGGTAGCGGATAATATCAAAGGCCCGTACGAGCCCCGAAACGACATGCAGGTGATGGAGGGAAGTGAAAGCGATTATGCCCACGTGACCCAAACCGGATTTTTCTTTAACGTTAAAGGCAGCAAACAGGAAACCGTTGTGTACTGCGGCGACAGATGGGCCAATTTTGCGGGAAACGGGCTAGGCTACAACCAGTGGTTTCCCATGTCGTTCAACGGGGCCAAACCCTATTTCAATTCACTCGGCTCCTGGAACCTGGATGTGAAAACCGGCGAGTGGGAGGTGGCGGCCGATAACAACTACGTCAAGAACGGCAGCTTTGAAGCCGACCGCAAAAGAATGCCGAGCCAGGTTAAACCTGTTCAAACGTATTTGCTGGGCTGGGAAACAACGGTGCTGAAGGGCAACAAAGTTTCGCTTGACACCACAAGCTCACCGGTTTTGAACTATGATAATTCTGAAGAAGAAAGGAAAAGGGTCATAGGCGAAAAAAGCCTGAACATCAGCGACAAGGTTCCTTTTCAGCGAAAGGTGTCGCAGGTGGTCAGTTCTTCCCCTTACGTGAAACTGCCCGACGGTTTTTACACCCTCACCGCCAATATCAAGAACACTGAGGGTTTCTCAAAATTGGAAATGTACGCCGAAAGTGCTGGCAAGCGCATGGCGAGCAAGGTGAAAAAAACGAATCCTCAATGGGTAACTATAGAACTCAAACGGATGCCCGTGAAAAACGGCAAAGTGGAAATAGGCTTTCTGGCCGATGGGAATGCGAATGCTTCCTGCCAGGTAGATGATATTTCGTTGGTGAAAGAAAAATAA
- a CDS encoding alpha/beta hydrolase family protein, with the protein MIRKQFMFTFLILIIIATLKPPTLLAQPAATSVQANLRVVEDGGTGPYRAVMLTETTLATHTVFRPKDLSAFGKKNKLPIIAWGNGACANSPWEHVNFLSEVSSYGFLVVAIGPMPQEREKGGGKSTSSQLIDAINWAIAQNGDKKSPYYNKIDVTKIAVSGMSCGGLQTLEVASDPRVSTVVVCNSGIFTTPGNGKSAMPNLTKDNLKKLHTPTLYLMGGEKDIAYHNGMDDYNRINHVPVFMANMEVGHGGTYSQPHGGEFAKVATAWYQWQLKGDKKAGKLFTGNPAGLAQNPNWRFEKKNMP; encoded by the coding sequence ATGATTAGAAAGCAATTCATGTTTACGTTTTTGATTCTTATTATCATAGCAACTCTAAAACCGCCAACTTTACTCGCGCAGCCGGCTGCAACTTCGGTACAAGCAAACTTGAGGGTAGTGGAAGATGGTGGTACCGGCCCGTATAGGGCGGTGATGCTCACCGAAACTACACTGGCGACTCATACCGTCTTCCGCCCGAAAGACTTGAGCGCTTTTGGCAAGAAGAATAAGTTGCCCATTATTGCCTGGGGAAACGGTGCTTGCGCCAACTCTCCCTGGGAACATGTGAATTTTTTGTCAGAGGTTTCTTCTTACGGTTTTCTGGTGGTAGCCATTGGTCCTATGCCCCAGGAAAGGGAAAAGGGAGGTGGCAAATCAACCTCGTCTCAGCTTATTGACGCCATCAACTGGGCCATTGCTCAGAATGGAGACAAAAAAAGTCCTTATTACAACAAAATAGATGTAACCAAGATAGCCGTGAGCGGCATGTCCTGTGGTGGTTTGCAAACGCTTGAGGTAGCCTCAGACCCGCGGGTGAGCACGGTGGTAGTTTGCAATAGCGGCATCTTTACTACGCCCGGAAACGGGAAAAGCGCCATGCCCAACCTCACGAAGGATAATCTTAAAAAGCTGCATACGCCCACCTTGTATCTGATGGGCGGCGAAAAAGACATTGCCTATCACAACGGAATGGACGACTATAACCGCATTAATCATGTGCCGGTTTTTATGGCCAATATGGAGGTGGGGCACGGCGGCACGTACAGCCAACCTCATGGTGGTGAGTTTGCCAAGGTCGCTACTGCCTGGTACCAATGGCAATTGAAAGGCGACAAGAAAGCGGGTAAACTATTTACCGGTAATCCGGCTGGATTAGCACAAAACCCCAACTGGCGTTTCGAGAAGAAGAACATGCCTTAA
- a CDS encoding DUF5690 family protein, which produces MSEKNEMTRSQIKVGVYAAVVVFLTYIMIFGFRKSFTVATYDGIEIGGYSYKTILVISQMLGYLLAKFYGIKYISELKRTGRGTVILLLTGISWVSWLFFAVVPLPYNIVFLFVNGFPLGMLWGVVFSYVEGRRSTDFIGATLAVSFIFASGFVKSVGAWLMVQFGISEFWMPFYTGLVFVPPLVLFVYLMEKIPPPSEEDIQLRAERTAMTQDDRKRFVREFYPGIAICVLIYSFATIFRDIRDNFGDEMWKDLGYFNQPAIFTKTETPITLIILVLIGSMVLIKNNHKALQTAHVFILLGFALAGGSTLLFMTKSVEPAWWMMLVGLGLYMVYIPFNAVFFDRLISTFKYTGNVGFLIYLADSFGYVGSVGVLFSKEILKVQLNWVTFFSNSVIGLSAFGVLLTAVSMVYFRKKYQTFKSCEVRRVLKATPN; this is translated from the coding sequence ATGTCTGAGAAAAATGAAATGACCAGAAGCCAGATAAAGGTTGGGGTATATGCTGCTGTAGTGGTTTTCCTTACCTACATCATGATCTTTGGCTTCAGAAAGTCTTTTACAGTTGCTACTTATGACGGCATTGAAATAGGAGGGTATAGCTACAAGACTATATTGGTGATCAGTCAGATGTTGGGTTACCTGCTGGCCAAATTTTATGGGATAAAGTATATCTCAGAGCTTAAACGAACAGGCAGAGGTACCGTGATTCTCCTGTTAACCGGGATATCCTGGGTAAGCTGGTTGTTTTTCGCGGTGGTGCCCTTGCCTTACAACATTGTTTTCCTTTTTGTAAACGGATTTCCCTTAGGCATGCTCTGGGGAGTTGTTTTCTCTTATGTGGAGGGCAGGAGGAGCACAGATTTCATTGGGGCTACCTTGGCGGTGAGTTTTATTTTTGCCTCAGGTTTCGTCAAATCTGTAGGGGCATGGCTGATGGTGCAGTTTGGTATATCAGAATTCTGGATGCCCTTTTACACGGGTTTAGTCTTTGTACCGCCCCTGGTGCTTTTTGTGTATCTGATGGAGAAGATTCCACCACCCAGTGAGGAAGACATCCAACTCAGGGCAGAACGTACCGCCATGACCCAGGATGACAGAAAAAGATTTGTTCGGGAGTTTTATCCCGGTATTGCCATATGCGTCCTGATTTATTCTTTTGCCACTATCTTCCGGGACATCAGAGATAACTTCGGGGATGAAATGTGGAAAGATTTAGGGTACTTCAACCAGCCCGCTATTTTCACGAAAACAGAAACCCCCATCACCCTCATCATTCTGGTGTTGATTGGCTCCATGGTGCTCATCAAGAACAATCACAAAGCCCTGCAGACGGCACATGTTTTCATTTTGCTGGGGTTTGCGCTTGCCGGTGGTTCAACTTTGCTTTTCATGACTAAATCCGTGGAGCCCGCCTGGTGGATGATGCTGGTGGGACTTGGTCTGTATATGGTGTACATCCCTTTCAATGCCGTGTTTTTTGATCGGCTGATTTCCACGTTTAAATATACCGGAAACGTTGGCTTCCTTATTTACCTGGCCGATTCATTTGGGTACGTGGGCAGTGTTGGGGTGTTGTTCAGCAAAGAAATATTGAAAGTTCAATTAAATTGGGTAACCTTCTTCTCAAACAGTGTGATAGGCCTTTCAGCATTTGGCGTTTTGTTAACAGCGGTTTCCATGGTGTATTTCAGAAAAAAGTATCAAACCTTTAAGTCTTGTGAGGTAAGGCGTGTTCTAAAAGCTACCCCGAACTAG
- a CDS encoding fatty acid desaturase family protein: MKTLTAVTDPCGVEKPASAIDYFLINFLNDERDLPFIYLTIKISLVLIPVGVLLYLPFISGWLWWLLAFTYLVLNNAMFKGPFGLMFHCTNHRPLFKSPYRYWNNYLPWVVGPFFGQSPETYYSHHIGMHHVEGNMTEDESSTLAYKRDSVRSFLKYYGLFMVAGVIDLIDYLLRKKRRKLVCRAVVGEVSFLALCVGLSFISFPATLVVFIIPLFIYRLIAMVGNWTQHSFVDASEPANPYKNSITCINVKYNHKCWNDGYHISHHERPAMHWSEYPNHFLKTQAKYRLNKAIVFDGLDYSRVFFYLMCKRYDVLARHLLNIDNAFASEQEAIALLKERTKPILS, from the coding sequence ATGAAGACCTTAACCGCCGTTACAGATCCCTGCGGGGTAGAGAAGCCTGCTTCTGCAATTGATTATTTCTTAATCAACTTTTTAAATGATGAGCGGGACCTGCCCTTCATTTACCTGACCATCAAAATAAGCCTGGTTCTTATTCCGGTTGGTGTCCTTTTATACCTTCCTTTTATTTCAGGCTGGCTGTGGTGGCTGTTGGCATTTACTTACCTGGTTCTCAATAATGCAATGTTTAAAGGTCCATTTGGATTGATGTTTCATTGTACTAACCACCGGCCATTGTTTAAATCTCCTTACCGGTACTGGAACAACTATTTGCCCTGGGTAGTAGGCCCCTTCTTTGGGCAGAGTCCTGAAACATATTATAGTCATCACATAGGCATGCACCATGTAGAGGGTAATATGACAGAAGACGAAAGCAGTACTCTAGCTTATAAAAGAGATAGTGTTAGGTCCTTCCTGAAATATTACGGGTTGTTTATGGTGGCTGGAGTGATTGACTTGATTGACTACCTGCTCCGAAAGAAAAGGCGCAAGCTGGTTTGCAGGGCTGTTGTTGGGGAGGTTAGTTTTTTAGCTTTATGTGTGGGGTTAAGCTTTATTAGCTTTCCGGCTACCCTAGTGGTGTTTATTATTCCGCTTTTCATTTACCGGCTCATTGCCATGGTAGGTAACTGGACGCAACACTCGTTCGTGGATGCCAGTGAACCGGCAAACCCATATAAAAATAGCATCACTTGCATAAACGTGAAATATAACCACAAATGCTGGAATGATGGTTACCACATCAGCCACCATGAACGTCCGGCCATGCACTGGTCAGAGTACCCAAATCATTTTCTGAAAACCCAAGCCAAGTACCGGCTGAACAAAGCGATAGTTTTTGATGGATTGGACTATTCCAGAGTGTTCTTTTACCTTATGTGTAAACGGTACGATGTACTGGCCCGGCACTTGTTAAACATTGATAATGCATTTGCCAGTGAACAAGAGGCTATTGCATTACTAAAAGAACGAACAAAACCCATTTTGTCCTGA
- a CDS encoding LytR/AlgR family response regulator transcription factor: protein MKIRCLLVDDEPPAQAVLQSHIASLPMLQVVGQCHNAISALEELQRQPVDLMFLDIKMPQLLGTHFLRTLRHPPKVIFTTAYPEYALEAFDLDVVDYLLKPISFERLLRAIQKIHQPELSIAAAPSPQLHHASSDRFLYFRVDRKMVKVMVSDILYIESLKDYVRIVTATKQIVPKQTISSLEEMLPEESFARIHRSYIVALDKIDSFSPSHVEVMGKELPIGRNYRQEIENTIRVRGI from the coding sequence ATGAAGATCAGATGCCTCTTAGTAGATGACGAGCCGCCCGCCCAGGCGGTGTTGCAGTCTCATATAGCTTCATTGCCCATGTTGCAGGTAGTGGGGCAATGCCATAACGCCATCTCGGCGCTGGAAGAGCTTCAGCGGCAACCCGTTGATCTAATGTTCCTTGACATTAAGATGCCACAGCTGTTAGGGACCCATTTTCTTAGGACCCTGCGCCACCCGCCTAAGGTTATTTTTACGACTGCTTACCCAGAGTACGCCTTAGAAGCGTTTGACCTTGATGTGGTAGATTATCTACTTAAACCCATCTCATTCGAGCGGCTGTTAAGAGCTATCCAGAAAATTCATCAACCAGAGCTTTCCATCGCTGCCGCCCCTTCTCCGCAACTTCACCATGCCTCCAGCGACAGGTTCCTTTATTTCAGGGTTGACCGCAAGATGGTGAAAGTGATGGTCTCTGATATTCTGTACATAGAAAGCCTGAAGGACTATGTGCGTATTGTCACGGCAACCAAGCAGATAGTACCCAAACAAACCATCTCGTCTTTGGAAGAGATGCTGCCTGAGGAGAGCTTTGCCCGGATCCATAGGTCATATATTGTGGCTTTAGATAAGATTGATTCGTTTTCCCCAAGCCATGTGGAAGTAATGGGAAAAGAACTCCCCATCGGTAGAAACTACCGGCAGGAAATAGAGAATACCATTCGCGTGCGAGGGATTTGA